The Streptomyces sp. P9-A4 genome contains a region encoding:
- a CDS encoding APC family permease, with amino-acid sequence MAENSTPEVHRLKANSVGLVGVVFMAVATAAPITAMTGNLPIAVGFGNGTGAPAGYLFATLVLTVFSVGYVAMAKRITAAGAFYGYISHGLGRIAGMASGMLAVLAYVVFEASIVGVFAYFAKTTVADQLGVDVPWVLYAAVMLAVTAVLSYFDINLTAKALGVMLIAEIAVLFAVATAVLIAGGGPDGIPVEPINPKNAFTGTSAGLGLFFAFWSWVGFESTAMYGEESRDPKRVIPRATLISVTGVGLFYIYVSWMTIAGNGLAESVKLSASASPLDLFFAPTQTFIGAWAVDAFQWLLLTGSFACGMAFHQCASRYLYAIGREGFLHPALGRTHARHGSPYIASYVQSAIAVGLVAAFWLTGQDPYIHLYTLLAILGTMAILIVQTLCSFAVIGYFRKNHPEDRHWFKTFTAPLLGGIGMIAVVVLLIMNMETAAGLAADSLFFKAIPWIVGTVFFGGLGLGFYLKAKRPERYEIIGRIVLEDATERPAEEAPAPVAVPQS; translated from the coding sequence ATGGCAGAGAACTCCACCCCAGAGGTCCACCGGCTGAAGGCGAATTCGGTCGGACTCGTCGGCGTCGTCTTCATGGCCGTGGCCACCGCGGCCCCGATCACCGCGATGACCGGCAACCTCCCCATCGCCGTCGGCTTCGGCAACGGCACCGGCGCGCCCGCCGGATATCTCTTCGCGACCCTCGTCCTGACCGTCTTCTCCGTCGGCTACGTCGCCATGGCCAAGCGGATCACGGCCGCGGGCGCCTTCTACGGCTACATCTCGCACGGCCTCGGCCGGATCGCGGGCATGGCCTCCGGCATGCTCGCCGTCCTCGCGTACGTCGTCTTCGAGGCCTCGATCGTCGGTGTCTTCGCCTACTTCGCGAAGACGACCGTGGCCGACCAGCTCGGCGTGGACGTGCCATGGGTGCTGTACGCGGCGGTCATGCTGGCCGTCACCGCCGTGCTCTCCTACTTCGACATCAACCTGACGGCCAAGGCACTCGGGGTGATGCTCATCGCGGAGATCGCGGTGCTGTTCGCCGTCGCCACCGCCGTCCTGATCGCCGGCGGCGGCCCCGACGGCATCCCGGTCGAGCCGATCAACCCCAAGAACGCCTTCACCGGCACCTCCGCCGGGCTCGGTCTCTTCTTCGCCTTCTGGTCCTGGGTCGGCTTCGAGTCGACCGCCATGTACGGCGAGGAGTCCCGCGACCCCAAGCGGGTCATCCCGCGCGCCACCCTCATCTCCGTCACCGGCGTCGGCCTCTTCTACATCTACGTGTCGTGGATGACGATCGCCGGGAACGGCCTGGCCGAATCGGTGAAGCTGTCCGCCTCCGCCTCGCCCCTGGACCTGTTCTTCGCCCCCACCCAGACCTTCATCGGCGCCTGGGCCGTCGACGCCTTCCAGTGGCTGCTGCTCACCGGCTCCTTCGCCTGCGGGATGGCCTTCCACCAGTGCGCCTCCCGCTACCTGTACGCCATCGGCCGCGAGGGCTTCCTCCACCCGGCGCTCGGTCGCACGCACGCCAGGCACGGTTCGCCGTACATCGCCTCGTACGTGCAGAGCGCGATCGCCGTCGGCCTCGTCGCCGCCTTCTGGCTCACCGGCCAGGACCCGTACATCCACCTCTACACGCTGCTCGCGATCCTCGGCACCATGGCGATCCTCATCGTCCAGACCCTCTGCTCCTTCGCCGTCATCGGCTACTTCCGCAAGAACCACCCCGAGGACCGGCACTGGTTCAAGACCTTCACCGCCCCGCTCCTCGGTGGCATCGGGATGATCGCCGTCGTCGTCCTGCTGATCATGAACATGGAGACCGCGGCCGGTCTCGCCGCCGACTCCCTCTTCTTCAAGGCGATCCCCTGGATCGTCGGCACCGTCTTCTTCGGCGGCCTCGGCCTCGGCTTCTACCTCAAGGCCAAGCGCCCCGAGCGCTACGAGATCATCGGCCGGATCGTCCTGGAGGACGCCACCGAGCGCCCCGCCGAAGAGGCACCCGCCCCCGTCGCCGTACCGCAGAGCTGA
- a CDS encoding glycosyltransferase family 4 protein yields MTQLRTVQVLGGGSAGSSAHVRSLASGLVARGVRVTVCAPAELDRVYDYLGAGAHFVPLPRLGDPATIAALRNACIGADVVHAHGLQASVRAALALSGAGAGASGRTPLVTTWDGRNQVCGAPGGVLRLLERRTVRAATVVLATSSELVDRARRRGARDARLAPVTVPPARGPVCLHDGKARAELGAVERPLLMAVGALERGRGYRTLLDAAREWRDLDPQPLLVIAGEGCERAALQRRIVDEELPVRLIGRREDVAELLAAADIAVLPSRWEARSLLAQEALRLGVPLVATAVGGVPELVGDAAELVPYGDAGALAAAVRGLLDDTERRMDLAAAGRVQAGSWPTEDETVAHVLSVYDELTGR; encoded by the coding sequence GTGACACAGCTCCGTACGGTCCAAGTGCTGGGCGGCGGCAGCGCGGGCAGCAGCGCTCACGTCCGATCACTTGCCTCGGGGCTGGTGGCGAGGGGCGTGCGGGTGACCGTGTGCGCCCCTGCCGAACTCGACCGCGTCTACGACTACCTCGGCGCCGGCGCGCACTTCGTGCCCCTGCCGCGCCTCGGCGACCCCGCCACGATCGCCGCGCTGCGCAACGCCTGCATCGGCGCCGACGTGGTCCACGCCCACGGCCTGCAGGCCTCCGTCCGGGCCGCGCTCGCGCTGTCCGGGGCGGGAGCCGGTGCGAGCGGTCGCACTCCGCTCGTCACCACCTGGGACGGCCGGAACCAGGTGTGCGGGGCGCCCGGCGGGGTGCTGCGACTCCTGGAGCGCAGGACCGTGCGCGCCGCGACCGTCGTCCTCGCCACCTCCTCCGAACTGGTCGACCGGGCCCGGCGGCGCGGCGCCCGTGACGCCCGGCTCGCCCCCGTCACCGTGCCGCCCGCCCGTGGGCCCGTATGCCTCCACGACGGCAAGGCCCGTGCCGAACTCGGCGCCGTCGAGCGGCCGTTGCTGATGGCCGTCGGGGCGCTCGAACGGGGCCGGGGATACCGGACGCTGCTCGACGCGGCACGGGAGTGGCGTGATCTCGACCCTCAGCCGCTCCTCGTGATCGCCGGGGAGGGGTGCGAACGGGCCGCTCTCCAGCGGCGGATCGTGGACGAGGAGCTGCCGGTCCGGCTGATCGGGCGGCGGGAGGACGTCGCCGAGCTGCTCGCGGCGGCGGACATCGCGGTGCTGCCGTCCCGGTGGGAAGCGCGGTCGCTGCTCGCCCAGGAAGCGCTGCGCCTCGGGGTGCCGCTCGTCGCCACGGCGGTCGGCGGAGTGCCGGAACTGGTCGGGGACGCGGCGGAACTGGTGCCGTACGGGGACGCGGGCGCCCTCGCGGCCGCGGTGCGGGGGCTGCTCGACGACACGGAGCGGCGGATGGACCTGGCGGCGGCCGGGCGGGTGCAGGCGGGGTCGTGGCCCACCGAGGACGAGACCGTGGCGCATGTGCTGAGCGTCTACGACGAGCTGACGGGGCGGTAG
- a CDS encoding PucR family transcriptional regulator produces MDNQGGITVQRALELPGLRSGLPEVVAGADRLHRTVRWVHAGEVPNIASLLKGGELLLTTGLGLGTRPAEQRAFVRRLADRGIAALVVELGPRFARLPATIVETARAAGLPLVQLHREVPFVGVTEEIHTEIVNGHYALQRQAEEVHRQCTVALLGGGGIPQVLRILSDFAANPVFLETPDGQLLYAAGTESGPADPLQVWDGLRGQRAARESGPPTGTVLVDVPGGGPGTSSVRARLVVLSVSGALSPVHRMAAERAAGLLAVVLMQARQEEELAARGRGDFLTDLAEGRITAEDAPAQARVLGFKPGDGPLLPVVMRLASELSPSGNWALLARAVLEELASVGVPVLLGVRPVEGRVPLLLGLRSETERTAVADRVAAALRAGVARAGLERAGAHPPVVVVGVAGSWAAASAGLRHAAETATAAQGLSELPWYDARRLDIDLLLWRLHFHGDTVLAAFVDRAIGPLREHDRTSRPPLLPTLETYLAHAGRKAETARELHLNRQTLYNRLARISELLGTDLDDPQTVLALSLALRARRHTP; encoded by the coding sequence ATGGACAATCAGGGCGGGATCACCGTGCAGCGGGCGCTTGAGCTCCCGGGTCTGCGCAGCGGGCTCCCGGAGGTCGTGGCCGGCGCGGACCGGCTGCACCGCACGGTGCGCTGGGTACACGCGGGCGAGGTGCCGAACATCGCTTCGCTGCTCAAGGGCGGTGAGCTGCTGCTGACCACGGGCCTCGGGCTGGGGACCCGGCCGGCCGAGCAGCGGGCTTTCGTACGGCGGCTTGCCGACCGGGGCATCGCCGCGCTCGTCGTCGAACTGGGGCCCCGTTTCGCGCGCCTCCCGGCGACGATAGTGGAGACCGCGCGGGCCGCCGGGCTGCCCCTGGTGCAGCTGCACCGCGAGGTCCCCTTCGTGGGCGTCACGGAGGAGATCCACACCGAGATCGTCAACGGCCACTACGCCCTCCAGCGGCAGGCCGAGGAGGTCCACCGGCAGTGCACGGTGGCGCTGCTCGGCGGCGGCGGCATCCCCCAGGTGCTCCGCATCCTGTCCGACTTCGCCGCCAACCCCGTCTTCCTGGAGACTCCCGACGGACAGCTGCTGTACGCGGCGGGCACCGAGTCCGGGCCCGCCGACCCGCTCCAGGTCTGGGACGGGCTGCGCGGCCAGCGGGCGGCCCGCGAGTCCGGCCCGCCCACCGGCACGGTCCTCGTCGACGTGCCCGGCGGCGGCCCCGGCACGTCCTCGGTACGGGCCCGCCTGGTCGTCCTCTCGGTCTCCGGCGCCCTCTCCCCCGTGCACCGGATGGCCGCCGAGCGCGCGGCCGGCCTCCTCGCCGTGGTCCTCATGCAGGCCCGGCAGGAGGAGGAGCTCGCCGCACGCGGCCGGGGCGACTTCCTGACCGACCTGGCGGAGGGCAGGATCACCGCCGAGGACGCCCCGGCGCAGGCCCGGGTCCTCGGCTTCAAGCCCGGCGACGGCCCGCTCCTCCCGGTGGTGATGCGCCTGGCCTCGGAGCTGTCCCCGTCGGGGAACTGGGCCCTGCTGGCCCGCGCGGTCCTCGAAGAGCTGGCCTCCGTCGGCGTCCCGGTCCTGCTGGGCGTCCGCCCGGTCGAGGGACGGGTGCCCCTCCTGCTGGGCCTGCGCTCGGAGACGGAGCGCACGGCGGTCGCCGACCGGGTCGCGGCGGCGCTCCGCGCGGGCGTGGCACGGGCCGGCCTGGAACGCGCCGGGGCGCACCCGCCGGTCGTCGTGGTCGGCGTCGCCGGCAGCTGGGCGGCCGCCTCGGCGGGCCTGCGGCACGCGGCGGAGACCGCGACGGCCGCGCAGGGCCTCTCGGAACTCCCCTGGTACGACGCCCGGCGCCTCGACATCGACCTGCTGCTGTGGCGACTGCACTTCCACGGGGACACGGTCCTCGCGGCGTTCGTGGACCGTGCGATCGGCCCGCTCCGCGAGCACGACCGCACGTCCCGGCCGCCGCTCCTGCCGACCCTGGAGACATATCTGGCGCACGCGGGCCGCAAGGCGGAGACGGCCCGGGAACTGCACCTCAACCGGCAGACCCTCTACAACCGTCTGGCCCGCATCTCGGAACTCCTGGGCACGGACCTGGACGACCCCCAGACGGTGCTGGCCCTCTCGCTGGCCCTCAGGGCCCGCCGCCACACGCCGTAG